The region CATTGCGAATAAAATTTCGCCATGCAACACGTTTTGCAAAGCGATTGTTTGAGAAGAAACACCGCCGTTGTAAACATAGCTTTCAAACCCAGTTCCTTTTCCAGCGTTGATATGCACGCTGACAAATACGTCTGCTCCCCAATCGTTCGCCATTTTAGCTCGCTGGCTCAATGTTAGTGTTTGATCTCCTGCACGGCTGACACGCAGCTCAAATCCAGTGTAATTCTCAAATAGGTGATCTACGGCATACTCAACGATTTGGTGTGTCAAGGTCTTTTCCTGCAATCCGTTCGCGACCGCTCCCGGATCACTGCCGCCGTGTCCTTTGTCCAAGAAGATTTTTTTCATTTCTTATCGCCCTCCTTACTTTTTCCTTTCAACACTTCGACTGCCTGCATCAAACGATCTGGAACAGGCACTCCCATTCTCCCAACGTTTTCAAAAATGCTCAGCAATTCATTGGCCATATAAAAAACGATAGTCGCATCGCGGAACATATTTTTTGTTCCAAGTGCGCTATCGACCAAATGAGCCAGTGCAACCATGACAAAAATCATGACCTTCTTAATAATGCCTTTGAATCCAATTTTGCTTGATAACGTTTTTTCTGTGTAACCAGCAGCCAATCCGCTCCCGTAATCAATCACAACCATCCAAAATAATACGAGTAGCAGCCCTGTTGACTCGCCAAATAAATACCCAACCGCAGCCCCAATCGCAGCCGCGCCGATTTTGTAGATCGCATCGAGCCTCTCCATTCGTTTCACCTCAATTATAAAGCGGATTATAAGGTGGCAAAATGAAACCATACGTAAATACTAAAAATCTGTTTGATGTAAACGCGCGTTTCCGTTTGGTCCTTTTCCACTTGGTCTAATCGCTCGTCTAGCCGCTCATACTGTATTTCTAGTTTTTTACTTTGTCTTCTAAAATGTCTACGCGGTTGTCCATTATTCGCCCCTCCTTTACCTCGCCCCGTTATTAAAAGCTATCTATATAAAGGTCATAAGTTAATTTCATGGT is a window of Geobacillus kaustophilus DNA encoding:
- a CDS encoding phage holin family protein — its product is MERLDAIYKIGAAAIGAAVGYLFGESTGLLLVLFWMVVIDYGSGLAAGYTEKTLSSKIGFKGIIKKVMIFVMVALAHLVDSALGTKNMFRDATIVFYMANELLSIFENVGRMGVPVPDRLMQAVEVLKGKSKEGDKK
- a CDS encoding N-acetylmuramoyl-L-alanine amidase, coding for MKKIFLDKGHGGSDPGAVANGLQEKTLTHQIVEYAVDHLFENYTGFELRVSRAGDQTLTLSQRAKMANDWGADVFVSVHINAGKGTGFESYVYNGGVSSQTIALQNVLHGEILFAMRGFGAITDRGKKRANYAVLRETKMPAVLTENLFIDSNDAKYLKNEAFLKAVGEAHARGVAKFLGLPQKAKPQPQKQQKESDGKLYRVQVGAFSDRENAERLAEELKGQGYPAVIV